In Oncorhynchus tshawytscha isolate Ot180627B linkage group LG24, Otsh_v2.0, whole genome shotgun sequence, the genomic window taattatgtctgaaacaccctctcatcactcataattatgtagggagactggaaAAACACCCCAGATAGTGTCTAGTGGTGAATTTTCCCTTTTAATATACATTTTCTACAGTATGTAATGCATTTTGTTAGCACttgctgtaagtcgctctggacaaGAATGTATGCTAGTAAATAACTTCCATTTAACAGTAGCTAACAAGCCATAGACTACCTTTACCGCCCACCCACTTGGAATCAAAATCACCGGCCAAATCAAAAAGCTCCAGTCCACTCCAACTCCAGCCCTGTGTCCTGCAGAGGACCCATTATATTAACCTATCTGATTGAAGGTCAAGATGGAAAGAGCCCCTCTGCAAATTGAATCGCTTGAGTGATGATGAGGTTGTTTGAGGGCATTGGTTACAATGGATTGTTGACCATTACTTTtgtgtaccagtgccccctgtaatGCCAGTCTGGTCACCCAACCTAGCTTCAAACCTCAGTTTGCTAATAGAGTGGTTTAAAAGACAGTAAATGCATGATCTTTGACCTATTTTAACAAGCGGCTTAGACAGGGTTAACATACTTTGGTTTACCGTCTTTAACCCCAGAATGACTTTGTCAACCTTTGAAACCTAGACAGGTTCATTTTGCAGTTGGTTTGAGTTAGTTTACTACAGAGCTGTAGAATGTGGCTTGTTTTCAGTTGAAATTCATTTGTTTTTCTGTTCTGTCAAGAGATAACTATTTCTCAATTCTGAAACATAAACACAGCTGTCCTTGAACAACTGAAACTCAGCTTTAGTTAGGCTGAGGAAAACGTATATACTGTAATCAAAGCATTATTGTATTATTCCAATTTTAGGTAATTACCTGACTCTCGGGCGCATAATCCTGACAGTCACGCCATCCATAAGCTTTGTATAGATTGTGCGTCCTTAATTATATAAAATAAGACAAAGCCTTATGTTATTTTACATTTCAGCCTTTTCTCAACTCACAATGAAATGGGATGGACTAAGGTTAAGAGTTTAAGCCAGATGTGTCTTTTAGAGAGCCTCATAGAATCCCATCTGCTAGTGGTGCATGTAAACCAACCACATGTTCTGCATATGACCATGAGCTTTGTATCTCTAAGTGGATTTTCTTTAGCGCTCTAAGAAGTTGTTTAATACACATCTCATCTTCCTCAATTATGTCAACCATTttttaatttcttttaactatTCAGTCGTAATGTCTGCTATATCTAATTTCACACTTTTGTTGGATGTGCTTAATTCATGGCATCTTACTAGCAACCAAATGAACACACTCTCATGGCATAACAAAGGACTTAACTCAAGTTTCTTGACTTGTGTCCCTGTGTCCCCTGTCCTGTCCCCTAGCCGGAGGACATAGGTCAGTCTCCGGTGGCCCCCACGTCGGACGGAGACAAGGTGGACCTGGAGGCCTTCAGTGAGTTTACCAAGATTATCACCCCTGCCATCACCCGCGTCGTCGACTTTGCCAAAAAACTGCCCATGTTCTCGGAGGTaaagccctgtgtgtgtgggcgtggaATGTAAGCCCCTTCAGCACACTGTATGAATCACAGCACATCTAAGGAATATACACACCACAATGACATGCAATAGGAACTTTGAGGGAATACTGGCACCTTGAATATACTACGTTTATGCATGTAGAAAGTGCATGTTGAATTATGTATAATGTGCATGATGTACATTTTCTCTGACGACACCCTGAGGAACAACGTCACAGGGCAAACAAAATGGCTGATTGGGTAAACGTAGACTGCTTGCTGATATAGCATTAttttacatacactacacacgAAGCCTACACCACTGCAGCTGGAAAGTATGTAGACTTACGGAAATGTCCTTTGAAATTCCAATCGAAGAATGGAAAAGGGCCTTCAAGTTAATGTTGTTTACATTCCTTAACTGTCTCTCTtgccctccctttctcctcctttctctctctgaactgAACATAACATGAACAGGCTGCTGCCAGATCTTACCCATCCTATTCGCTACCGAACTGATCAATGCACGCACCctaatattacacacacacaaacacagtcttgcgcggctaaccttgtggggacatacaattaattcccattcaaaatcctattttccttaactctaaccttaaccccaaaacctaaccctacccccaaacctaaccctaaaactaaccctagctcctaaccataaacctaattctaacactaattctaaccttaaccctaaacccattTAGAAATGGCATTTGACCTtttggggaccaacaaaatgtccccagttggtgaaattgttgtttgtttactattcttgtggggacttctgacTTCAAACCTaattcctaaacctaaccctttaccataaccttaattctaaccctaattttAATCTTAACCTCACCCCTAAGCATAAAATAGCCTTTTTAGTAAAAgtagtaaaaccaaacacacacacacacacctctgtgctATCTTACTATTTGATGAAAATCTAGGTATTTATATTGGTGTACAATTCAGTCTATTAGTGTGACCGACCAATAAACTCTGCTGTTACTCTCACGtcttttccctcctccctctctcctctcctctgtccagctGCCTTGTGAGGACCAGATCATCCTATTGAAAGGCTGCTGTATGGAGATCATGTCGCTGCGCGCCGCCGTGCGCTACGACCCAGAGAGCGAGACGCTGACCCTTAGCGGCGAGATGGCGGTCAAGCGGGAGCAGTTGAAGAACGGCGGCCTGGGCGTGGTGTCGGACGCCATCTTCGACCTGGGCAAGAGCCTGGCGCAATTCAACCTGGACGACACGGAGGTGGCGCTGCTGCAGGCCGTGCTGCTCATGAGCTCAGGTGAGGACGGGGTCAAGGGTCAATGGCCAGAGGTCAACTGAGGTCATTCAGGTCAGAGGATTCAGGCCGAGTTCCAAATCCACCCCCTAGCCACTACTACCTAGGCACTTTGTGTGGATCTGAAGGAACTATAAGTAAGTATAAATAAAATCTGCTGTACTATTAGCTGAAAACAACTTGGCCTACATCTttccctctgataggctaggtggaatTTTACCCTCTCCGTTTACTGACActttttttccctccctcccgttGCCCCCGGCCACAGACCGCTCGGGCCTGACGAACATTGACAAGATCGAGAAATGCCAGGAGACCTACCTGCTGGCGTTTGAACACTACATCAACTACCGCAAGCACAACATTCCCCACTTCTGGCCCAAGCTGCTGATGAAGGTGACGGACCTGCGCATGATCGGGGCGTGCCACGCCAGCCGCTTCCTCCACATGAAGGTGGAGTGTCCGACGGAacttttcccccctctcttcctagaGGTCTTCGAGGACCAGGAAGTGTGAGTGGCACCCCCGGAGGAAGTAGTGGAGCGACTTGAGGCATCTTGGGAAAGGAATGGATGTTTTTCTGAAGCTGGGAAGGATTTTGGCAGGACTTGTGTTTTTCCGACATTTACGTGGTAAACAACAAACAACGCAACCAGCAGCAGGAGTCAAACAAACAGGATTTACATTTTTTTGACCAACCACCTCTTCATACCTGTTTTTGGGAATCAGTTTGGCGGCCCTCCCTGTCTGAGCACAGTGTTTTATCCAGTGGGAGTTGCAGCCTTTTGCCAaggccaacacacacagacacacacactctggctcCCCTCTCAGAGGCCTATTGGAGGCACCTCAGTTGTCACACATTGCCACTAGATGGTGTTCTTTGCAGGTTTGCACCTGTTTGAATTTATGGCAACCATCTTTTAAAATCGGTCAGTTAATTATACTCCCCGAATTAGTGTAAGACAATGATTCAGGAGATACGTCTCTGACAACACACCgggacacacacagaggtactgAGTGTGCCATATAACTCCTACCGTAGAGCAAAGCTACTAGTACCTACAATCACGGCTGAACACAACTGAGCCATTTTCAGACTGGACCGTGAGCATGT contains:
- the LOC112223551 gene encoding thyroid hormone receptor alpha isoform X1 gives rise to the protein MEHMPKEQDPSLSEGEEKRWIDGPKRKRKSSSCSVKSMSEMKGYGQTGSENTGYIPSYLEKDEPCVVCGDKATGYHYRCITCEGCKGFFRRTIQKNLHPAYSCKYDGCCIIDKITRNQCQLCRFKKCIAVGMAMDLVLDDSKRVAKRRLIEENREKRKKEEMVKTLQNRPEPTGSEWELIRMLTEAHRHTNAQGSHWKQKRKFLPEDIGQSPVAPTSDGDKVDLEAFSEFTKIITPAITRVVDFAKKLPMFSELPCEDQIILLKGCCMEIMSLRAAVRYDPESETLTLSGEMAVKREQLKNGGLGVVSDAIFDLGKSLAQFNLDDTEVALLQAVLLMSSDRSGLTNIDKIEKCQETYLLAFEHYINYRKHNIPHFWPKLLMKVTDLRMIGACHASRFLHMKVECPTELFPPLFLEVFEDQEV
- the LOC112223551 gene encoding thyroid hormone receptor alpha isoform X2; this encodes MHILHSHCVIRWIDGPKRKRKSSSCSVKSMSEMKGYGQTGSENTGYIPSYLEKDEPCVVCGDKATGYHYRCITCEGCKGFFRRTIQKNLHPAYSCKYDGCCIIDKITRNQCQLCRFKKCIAVGMAMDLVLDDSKRVAKRRLIEENREKRKKEEMVKTLQNRPEPTGSEWELIRMLTEAHRHTNAQGSHWKQKRKFLPEDIGQSPVAPTSDGDKVDLEAFSEFTKIITPAITRVVDFAKKLPMFSELPCEDQIILLKGCCMEIMSLRAAVRYDPESETLTLSGEMAVKREQLKNGGLGVVSDAIFDLGKSLAQFNLDDTEVALLQAVLLMSSDRSGLTNIDKIEKCQETYLLAFEHYINYRKHNIPHFWPKLLMKVTDLRMIGACHASRFLHMKVECPTELFPPLFLEVFEDQEV